One stretch of Candidatus Nitrosotenuis cloacae DNA includes these proteins:
- the gatD gene encoding Glu-tRNA(Gln) amidotransferase subunit GatD, which yields MSEYRGYNGKVLEFLKQNKLKVGDTIKITTDSEQTATIMPRYEHSDDTHLVVKFKSGYNVGFGLDKIKKIEYLSGVESSQESGKPISYDPALPKILLLSTGGTIASRIDYRTGSVTPALNAQELNASVPELAEIANIDAEVLFSEYSENITPEHWIKIAQKLDSLAKSEYAGILVAHGTDTMQYTAAFLSFALAGFPKPIVLVGSQRSSDRPSSDAALNLIGATKFIIKCKTSGVFVAMHNSENDDDTACHLGTRVRKNHTSKRNAFETVGAKPAFIISGENVVQNFSGKYYTQKDYTPKIKIDPKVALVKYHPGYDPKQVEYLLELGYKAIIFEGTGLGHVGKSMYDIIKKAKEQNVFLGMTSQCLDGQVNMAIYESGRDLMHFGIIPLSNMIPEIALVKAMWVLGNDANIKEVMLKNIASEFTE from the coding sequence ATGTCTGAATATCGCGGCTATAATGGAAAAGTCCTAGAGTTTCTAAAGCAAAACAAGCTCAAAGTTGGCGATACCATAAAGATAACGACTGATTCTGAGCAAACGGCCACAATAATGCCAAGATACGAGCACAGCGACGACACTCATTTAGTTGTGAAATTCAAGAGCGGCTATAATGTCGGGTTTGGCTTGGACAAGATAAAAAAAATTGAATATCTTTCTGGTGTGGAATCATCACAAGAATCAGGCAAGCCAATATCGTATGATCCGGCATTGCCAAAGATTTTGTTATTATCTACCGGTGGAACAATTGCAAGCAGAATTGATTACAGGACAGGAAGCGTCACACCGGCACTGAATGCGCAAGAGCTAAACGCATCGGTTCCCGAGCTTGCAGAGATTGCCAATATTGATGCCGAGGTGTTATTTTCTGAATATTCCGAGAATATCACTCCAGAACACTGGATAAAAATAGCTCAGAAACTAGATTCACTTGCAAAGTCTGAGTATGCCGGAATCTTGGTTGCGCATGGGACAGACACCATGCAATATACTGCGGCATTTTTGTCATTTGCACTGGCTGGCTTTCCAAAGCCGATTGTTTTGGTGGGATCACAGAGATCATCAGACAGGCCTTCATCTGATGCCGCGCTGAACTTGATCGGAGCTACAAAATTCATCATAAAATGTAAAACCAGCGGGGTTTTTGTTGCAATGCACAATTCGGAAAATGATGACGATACTGCGTGCCACCTTGGAACGCGCGTGCGAAAAAACCATACCAGCAAAAGAAATGCATTTGAGACAGTTGGCGCAAAACCTGCATTCATAATATCTGGGGAGAATGTAGTGCAGAATTTCTCTGGCAAATATTATACCCAAAAAGACTATACTCCGAAAATAAAGATAGACCCCAAGGTAGCCTTGGTGAAATATCATCCTGGATATGATCCAAAGCAAGTCGAGTATTTGCTAGAGCTTGGATACAAGGCAATAATCTTTGAGGGGACAGGCCTTGGACATGTTGGAAAATCAATGTATGATATAATAAAAAAGGCAAAAGAGCAAAACGTCTTTTTGGGAATGACCTCACAATGTTTGGATGGCCAGGTAAACATGGCAATCTATGAGAGCGGACGAGACCTGATGCATTTTGGAATCATACCACTATCAAACATGATACCAGAGATTGCGCTGGTAAAGGCAATGTGGGTGCTTGGTAATGATGCGAACATCAAAGAAGTGATGCTCAAAAACATTGCATCAGAGTTTACAGAATAA
- a CDS encoding CDC48 family AAA ATPase — translation MSQSALSLKVLEAYTRDVGRGVARIDYDSMDTLNASTGDVIEIKGKRRTVAKCLPLYPSDEGKGIIRIDGLGRNNAGIAIGDTITVRKIKAVAAEKVVVAPLEAIPPIDERYLADALESVPLIKGDNVMVPYFGGRLTFQVIGVTPAADAVLVTQKTVFHIAEKGETLRGVPQVTYEDIGGLTDEIKKVREMIELPLRHPEIFEKLGVEAPKGVLLYGPPGTGKTLLAKAVANESNAHFISISGPEIMSKFYGESEARLREIFKEAREKAPSIIFVDEIDSIAPKREEVTGEVERRVVSQMLSLMDGLEARGKVIVIAATNRPNAIDPALRRPGRFDREIEIKVPDKKGRKDILNIHTRNMPLVTEENDTNYVNIDKIASVSHGYVGADLEYLCKEAAMKCLRRLLPELNMEDEKLPPETLDKLIVNNDDFQKALIEVTPSGMREVFIENPDVKWDDIGGLKEVKQQLQEAVEWPMKYPALYDKLGHRMPRGILLHGPSGVGKTLLAKAVATESEANFVSVRGPELLSKWVGESERGIREIFRRARQASPCVVFFDEIDSIAPIRGAGAETAVTERVVSQLLTELDGMENMHGVIVLAATNRADMIDPALLRPGRFDKIIQIPMPDKDSRRQILEITAKVIPAVSDKNELDYVNLDKISEMTDGMSGADVAAIANTAVSIVIHEYLDKHPTKEELEKATTGAKVTMRHFEEAVKKVKTQKDLKIGQKIAVPYYR, via the coding sequence ATGAGCCAGAGCGCCCTTTCTCTCAAAGTTTTAGAAGCATACACCAGAGATGTGGGACGTGGAGTAGCCAGAATCGATTATGATTCCATGGATACGCTAAATGCCTCAACTGGCGATGTCATTGAAATCAAAGGAAAGAGAAGGACCGTTGCAAAATGCCTGCCGCTATACCCATCAGACGAAGGAAAGGGGATCATACGAATAGACGGCCTTGGCAGAAATAATGCAGGTATAGCAATTGGTGATACCATAACAGTTCGAAAAATAAAGGCAGTGGCAGCGGAAAAAGTAGTAGTAGCACCATTAGAGGCAATTCCTCCAATAGATGAGCGATACTTGGCAGATGCACTGGAAAGCGTTCCTCTCATTAAAGGCGATAACGTGATGGTTCCATACTTTGGCGGACGTTTAACATTTCAGGTAATCGGCGTTACTCCAGCAGCTGATGCGGTACTGGTAACACAAAAGACAGTTTTCCACATAGCAGAAAAGGGCGAGACCCTTCGAGGTGTGCCACAGGTAACATACGAAGACATTGGCGGATTAACTGATGAGATCAAAAAAGTACGAGAGATGATCGAGCTGCCACTGCGACACCCAGAAATATTTGAAAAACTAGGAGTAGAGGCACCAAAAGGAGTCTTGTTGTATGGACCACCAGGAACTGGAAAGACCTTACTAGCAAAGGCAGTAGCAAATGAGAGCAATGCTCACTTTATCAGCATTTCAGGTCCTGAGATAATGTCTAAATTTTATGGTGAGAGTGAAGCAAGACTAAGAGAGATATTCAAAGAGGCAAGAGAAAAGGCACCATCAATCATATTCGTGGATGAAATCGATTCTATTGCGCCAAAAAGAGAAGAGGTAACCGGTGAGGTAGAGCGACGTGTCGTATCACAAATGTTATCATTAATGGACGGCCTTGAGGCAAGAGGCAAGGTAATCGTGATTGCTGCAACCAACAGGCCAAATGCAATCGATCCTGCACTGAGAAGACCTGGGCGATTTGACAGGGAAATAGAGATCAAGGTACCAGACAAGAAGGGGCGAAAAGACATACTCAACATCCACACACGCAACATGCCACTAGTCACCGAAGAAAATGACACGAACTATGTCAATATCGACAAAATAGCATCAGTAAGCCATGGATATGTGGGCGCAGACTTGGAATACTTGTGCAAGGAAGCTGCAATGAAGTGCCTTCGCAGACTATTGCCTGAGCTAAACATGGAGGACGAAAAGCTGCCACCAGAGACACTTGACAAGCTAATAGTAAACAATGATGATTTCCAAAAGGCACTCATCGAGGTCACACCATCTGGAATGCGAGAGGTGTTCATTGAAAACCCAGACGTAAAATGGGACGACATTGGCGGCCTAAAGGAGGTAAAGCAACAACTACAGGAGGCAGTAGAGTGGCCAATGAAATATCCTGCGTTGTATGATAAACTGGGCCATAGAATGCCACGCGGTATCTTATTGCACGGCCCAAGCGGAGTTGGAAAAACACTGCTTGCAAAGGCAGTGGCAACTGAGAGTGAGGCAAACTTTGTCTCAGTGCGAGGACCTGAATTACTATCAAAGTGGGTTGGAGAATCTGAACGAGGAATCAGGGAAATATTTCGACGTGCAAGACAGGCATCTCCATGTGTTGTATTCTTTGATGAAATTGATTCCATTGCGCCAATTAGGGGTGCAGGTGCAGAGACAGCAGTAACTGAGCGAGTAGTCAGTCAGCTTCTAACGGAACTGGACGGAATGGAAAACATGCATGGAGTAATAGTCCTTGCGGCAACAAACAGGGCAGACATGATAGACCCAGCACTGCTCAGACCGGGACGATTTGATAAAATTATACAAATTCCAATGCCAGACAAGGACAGCAGGCGACAAATCTTGGAAATTACTGCCAAGGTAATCCCGGCAGTCTCTGATAAGAATGAATTAGACTATGTCAATTTAGATAAAATCTCTGAGATGACAGACGGCATGAGTGGAGCAGATGTTGCGGCAATTGCAAACACTGCAGTATCCATTGTGATTCACGAATACCTAGACAAGCATCCAACAAAGGAAGAACTGGAAAAGGCAACAACTGGTGCCAAGGTAACCATGAGGCACTTTGAGGAAGCAGTCAAAAAGGTAAAGACCCAAAAAGACCTCAAGATAGGCCAAAAGATAGCAGTCCCATACTACAGATAG
- a CDS encoding 50S ribosomal protein L2: MGKRPLVRRRGRGGMQFRAAATGKTVPAKYPYFDLAEAHLGEVIDLVHERGRDAPLARVRFEDGSISMIPAVLGTTIGSTINFGLNAEITQGNVISIQNIPDGTIVCNVEKHFGDGGAIAKSAGGSATVFSHGADGVILKLPSGRFTTLNPKNRAMIGILAGGGTSDRPFLNAGNKWRRYRSKGHKYPIVRGVAQAAYVHPHGGGRHQHMGGGGTVSRNAPPGAKVGSIAARKTGRARVKDRV, encoded by the coding sequence ATGGGTAAGCGACCATTAGTTAGAAGACGTGGCCGAGGAGGCATGCAGTTTAGAGCAGCCGCAACTGGCAAGACTGTTCCAGCTAAATACCCATATTTTGACTTGGCAGAGGCTCATCTGGGCGAGGTAATCGATCTGGTCCATGAACGAGGCCGAGACGCACCTTTAGCACGAGTTCGTTTTGAGGATGGATCTATTTCGATGATTCCAGCAGTTTTAGGAACCACCATAGGAAGTACAATTAATTTTGGATTAAACGCAGAAATCACACAAGGAAACGTAATTAGCATTCAAAACATTCCAGACGGAACCATAGTGTGCAATGTTGAGAAACACTTTGGAGACGGAGGCGCAATCGCAAAGAGCGCAGGCGGTTCCGCAACTGTATTTTCACACGGAGCAGACGGCGTAATTCTAAAGCTACCATCTGGCAGATTCACTACACTAAATCCAAAGAACAGGGCAATGATTGGAATCTTGGCCGGTGGTGGAACTTCTGATAGACCATTCCTAAACGCAGGAAACAAGTGGAGACGTTACAGATCAAAGGGCCACAAATACCCAATAGTTAGAGGTGTAGCGCAAGCAGCATATGTTCACCCACACGGTGGTGGAAGACACCAACACATGGGTGGTGGAGGAACTGTATCAAGAAATGCACCACCTGGAGCAAAGGTCGGAAGCATTGCAGCAAGAAAGACTGGTCGTGCTCGAGTCAAGGACAGAGTATAA
- a CDS encoding acylphosphatase, whose product MANQRVHLFITGKVQGVFFRQAMKVTAKKNHATGWVRNLKDGRVEAIVEGEDLSVSRVVEWCHAGPANARVEDVEIRNEKFKGEFAKFEVLY is encoded by the coding sequence ATGGCAAATCAACGCGTTCACCTTTTTATCACCGGTAAGGTACAGGGAGTTTTTTTTCGCCAGGCAATGAAGGTGACTGCAAAAAAGAATCACGCAACAGGCTGGGTTAGGAATCTTAAGGATGGCCGAGTGGAAGCTATAGTTGAAGGAGAAGATCTCAGCGTTAGCCGTGTTGTGGAATGGTGTCATGCAGGTCCTGCAAATGCACGAGTAGAGGACGTAGAGATACGAAACGAAAAATTCAAAGGCGAATTTGCCAAGTTTGAAGTATTGTACTAG
- a CDS encoding TIGR00269 family protein — MKCDRCENNAVYSRKYSGESFCSDCFSNSILRKTAKTISKYNMIQNGETVCVAVSGGKDSLALLDALSKMAKNHNFRIHAITIDEGIPGYREEALDIVKEFCVKLGVEHTIYPYNELFGLTLDDSLKQNENDRLSSCSICGTFRRRAMDHAAKQIGASVIATGHNLDDVLQTFIINTLSGDTNKIGWMDPDTSENSLRKIKPFCEIYESEIVFYAFTNDLPFQTEPCPHTNEGIRTEIREFLNKLEGSHSGIKNSMYRSVLKISQIMKDANYKEKTKCTSCGAECTGKICSVCKMIIDLQD; from the coding sequence ATGAAATGCGACCGATGTGAGAATAATGCAGTTTACTCTAGAAAATATTCCGGTGAGAGTTTTTGCTCGGACTGTTTCTCAAATTCCATTCTAAGAAAAACAGCAAAGACCATCTCAAAATACAACATGATCCAAAATGGTGAGACGGTATGCGTTGCAGTGTCTGGTGGCAAGGACTCACTTGCATTACTAGATGCGTTATCAAAGATGGCAAAAAACCATAACTTTAGGATTCACGCAATAACAATAGACGAGGGAATCCCCGGATACCGCGAAGAGGCACTGGATATAGTAAAAGAATTTTGCGTAAAACTTGGAGTAGAGCACACCATATACCCATACAATGAATTGTTCGGCCTGACTCTGGATGACTCCCTAAAACAAAACGAAAATGATAGATTGTCATCGTGTTCCATTTGCGGTACATTTCGAAGGCGCGCAATGGATCATGCGGCAAAACAGATTGGTGCAAGTGTTATTGCAACTGGCCACAACCTAGATGATGTACTGCAGACATTTATCATAAACACGCTATCTGGGGATACTAACAAAATAGGCTGGATGGACCCAGACACATCCGAGAACTCGTTGCGAAAAATCAAGCCGTTTTGCGAGATTTATGAATCAGAAATAGTGTTTTATGCATTTACCAATGACTTGCCATTTCAAACGGAACCATGCCCCCACACAAATGAGGGAATTAGAACAGAGATTCGCGAATTTCTAAACAAGTTGGAGGGCAGCCACAGTGGAATTAAAAACAGCATGTATAGATCTGTTCTAAAAATATCTCAAATCATGAAGGATGCAAACTATAAGGAGAAAACCAAGTGTACTAGTTGTGGTGCCGAGTGCACAGGCAAGATCTGCTCTGTGTGCAAGATGATAATAGACTTGCAAGACTAA
- a CDS encoding site-2 protease family protein: protein MAWGVILGVTKALKLDKHGFEIKPYSLTYKNAQVQTVLTKVLSRTRRGIRVFADVSVVAGFIMMGFGFWFLIDNVTKFFDKPEEFSELTVLIPGVTLTSSSAILYFLLSIPIVLVIHEGAHGIVATLEKIRIKTGGFAIFIAMFAGFVEPDDEEFNKAKKISKLRVIGAGATSNVIFALALGAILLTNPFFAIIVPEPIRSAFYEIPQGVNVLSIMQGSGAEKAGLQTNDIITSINNITIVTPFDFTKVKLAPGSTASVIVLRDGQKITHQVEIMPSPEDPTKGLIGITRDNSVSYKPVYNFIEWKSAELSMFLLWLWMISFFIGIINMLPLPILDGGKFIHSIIDKKLSDVMVNRTMWAIYGFTFALFGLNIALSYLKSGWFTI, encoded by the coding sequence ATGGCTTGGGGAGTCATACTTGGCGTAACCAAGGCACTCAAGCTGGACAAGCATGGATTTGAGATAAAGCCGTACAGTCTTACATACAAAAACGCCCAGGTGCAGACGGTACTGACCAAGGTCTTGAGCAGAACTAGGCGAGGCATTCGCGTATTTGCGGATGTCAGTGTCGTTGCTGGCTTTATCATGATGGGCTTTGGGTTTTGGTTTTTGATTGACAATGTTACCAAGTTCTTTGACAAGCCGGAGGAATTCTCAGAGCTGACAGTCTTGATACCTGGCGTTACACTTACATCATCATCTGCAATTTTGTATTTTTTGTTATCAATCCCCATAGTTCTTGTAATTCATGAGGGAGCGCACGGAATAGTTGCAACGCTTGAAAAGATAAGAATCAAGACGGGTGGATTTGCTATATTCATTGCAATGTTTGCGGGCTTTGTAGAGCCGGACGATGAGGAATTCAACAAGGCAAAAAAAATATCAAAGCTTCGAGTCATTGGTGCGGGTGCAACATCAAATGTGATATTTGCACTGGCACTTGGTGCCATACTACTTACAAATCCGTTCTTTGCAATCATTGTTCCAGAGCCAATACGAAGCGCATTTTATGAAATACCACAAGGAGTAAACGTTCTAAGTATAATGCAGGGAAGTGGTGCAGAAAAGGCAGGATTGCAAACAAACGACATCATAACATCAATCAACAATATTACGATAGTGACGCCCTTTGACTTTACCAAGGTCAAGCTTGCGCCGGGCAGTACGGCATCGGTTATAGTTTTGCGAGACGGGCAAAAAATTACTCACCAAGTAGAGATAATGCCATCGCCTGAGGATCCAACAAAGGGCCTAATTGGAATAACTCGCGACAATTCTGTATCCTACAAACCAGTCTACAACTTTATCGAGTGGAAGAGTGCTGAGCTGTCCATGTTTTTGCTTTGGCTTTGGATGATCTCATTTTTCATTGGAATAATCAACATGTTACCATTACCAATCCTTGATGGCGGCAAGTTCATTCATAGTATAATAGACAAGAAACTCTCAGATGTGATGGTGAATCGCACAATGTGGGCAATCTACGGGTTTACCTTTGCCTTGTTTGGCCTAAACATAGCGCTGTCATATCTAAAATCAGGCTGGTTTACAATCTAG
- the cutA gene encoding divalent-cation tolerance protein CutA has product MKGVVILSTYPDKKSIQKIANSLVSARLVACVNITKVSSVYSWKDKIENTDEFLAVFKTTQKNKAKLKSKIKSTHPYKVPEIAELTLKDLNKPYLQWMVDSTN; this is encoded by the coding sequence ATGAAAGGAGTAGTGATTTTATCCACATATCCAGACAAAAAATCAATTCAAAAAATCGCAAATTCCCTTGTGAGCGCAAGACTTGTGGCATGTGTGAACATCACCAAAGTGTCCTCGGTATATTCATGGAAAGACAAAATAGAAAACACAGATGAATTTCTAGCAGTCTTCAAGACCACACAAAAAAACAAGGCAAAACTAAAATCAAAAATCAAATCCACACATCCTTACAAGGTGCCAGAGATAGCAGAACTCACGCTGAAAGATCTGAACAAGCCATATTTGCAGTGGATGGTTGACTCTACGAACTAG
- a CDS encoding pelota family protein, producing MITKIIDDSTVSFLVEEPDDLLTLRRIIKKEDKIISDTTRVIKQDKDYSRPDRGERIKIRISLEVEKIALDAVFDKLRIHGTIIESTNEAVSKGLHHSILIRIGDSLNVVKKKLQPIELKLIKSKDESIGFVLIAIDKGDCGIGKLKGTHLELMQNMYSGSSGKQYKTNFNIQAFFENVSKALDTTLKENDGIVIFGPGETKRQFANFLAKTPIAKSHKIETIDGIDSGGEDGIYVFIKSKAMQQILGQSKLAKVSSILEEVMIRANNKSRKFTMGFEETKKANEFGAVESLVFSEKIIQTHDEDEVVEFLNDVESKGVKVYALDASTDIGLQVSGLGGILSLLRFAVDT from the coding sequence ATGATTACAAAAATTATCGATGATTCCACAGTATCGTTTTTGGTCGAAGAGCCAGATGATCTGCTCACACTACGCAGAATAATAAAAAAAGAAGACAAGATAATATCCGACACTACACGCGTCATAAAGCAGGACAAGGACTATTCCAGGCCAGACAGGGGCGAGCGAATCAAAATCCGCATATCACTCGAGGTTGAAAAAATCGCACTGGATGCGGTGTTTGACAAGCTTCGAATCCATGGAACCATAATAGAATCAACCAACGAGGCAGTATCAAAGGGACTGCACCACTCCATTTTGATAAGAATTGGAGACTCGCTTAATGTTGTGAAGAAAAAATTGCAGCCAATTGAGCTCAAGCTCATAAAGAGTAAAGATGAAAGCATTGGGTTTGTTTTGATTGCAATTGACAAGGGTGATTGTGGAATCGGCAAGCTAAAGGGAACGCACTTGGAGCTGATGCAAAACATGTATTCCGGATCTAGCGGAAAGCAATACAAGACCAACTTTAACATCCAGGCCTTTTTTGAGAATGTCTCAAAGGCCCTAGATACCACTCTAAAGGAAAACGACGGAATTGTGATCTTTGGCCCAGGTGAGACAAAAAGGCAGTTTGCCAACTTTTTGGCAAAGACCCCAATTGCAAAATCGCACAAAATAGAGACAATAGATGGTATTGACTCTGGTGGAGAGGATGGAATCTACGTATTCATAAAATCAAAAGCCATGCAACAGATTTTGGGCCAAAGCAAGCTTGCCAAGGTCTCATCCATACTGGAAGAGGTGATGATTAGGGCAAACAACAAGAGCAGAAAATTCACAATGGGCTTTGAGGAGACCAAAAAGGCAAACGAGTTCGGTGCTGTGGAATCATTGGTTTTCTCTGAAAAGATAATCCAGACCCATGACGAAGATGAGGTGGTAGAATTTCTGAATGATGTCGAGTCAAAAGGGGTCAAGGTGTATGCATTAGATGCATCAACGGATATTGGTCTTCAGGTATCTGGCCTTGGTGGAATTTTATCGTTGCTAAGATTCGCAGTGGATACCTAG
- a CDS encoding secondary thiamine-phosphate synthase enzyme YjbQ: protein MKSLTEYLTFNTKTRTAFVNLTPQVRQLVKKSKIQEGFCLVNAMHISASVFINDNESGLHRDYAKWLEKLAPHEPINQYEHNDTGEDNADAHLKRQIMGREVTVAITNGELDFGPWEQIFYGEFDGMRPKRVLVKIIGE, encoded by the coding sequence ATGAAATCCCTAACAGAGTATCTTACGTTTAACACAAAGACCAGAACAGCATTTGTGAATCTTACACCACAGGTACGACAGCTGGTCAAAAAAAGCAAGATCCAAGAAGGGTTCTGCCTTGTCAATGCAATGCATATTTCTGCAAGCGTTTTCATAAATGACAACGAGTCAGGCCTGCACCGCGATTATGCCAAGTGGCTTGAGAAACTAGCACCACACGAGCCAATCAACCAATACGAACACAATGACACCGGAGAGGACAATGCAGATGCGCATCTAAAGCGTCAAATCATGGGGCGCGAAGTTACAGTAGCAATTACAAACGGTGAGCTGGACTTTGGGCCCTGGGAGCAGATATTTTATGGCGAGTTTGATGGGATGCGTCCAAAAAGAGTTCTAGTCAAAATTATTGGAGAATAA
- a CDS encoding metal-dependent transcriptional regulator, translated as MDSVNDEVLFVGTAEAEHVEMYLKAIWHIKERSEPVKISTIAKMLNVRQPSVVQMLKKLNEQNLVNYSKAGVSLTEGGEKVGSSMMRNSRLLEVLMDSALKVEIDEEMVCGIEHHMNRQFTDALCTMLKHPRKCPHGHVIPPGSCCSA; from the coding sequence ATGGATTCAGTTAATGATGAGGTACTATTTGTTGGAACCGCCGAGGCGGAACACGTAGAGATGTATCTAAAGGCAATTTGGCACATCAAAGAAAGAAGCGAGCCAGTCAAAATTAGTACAATTGCAAAGATGCTCAATGTTAGACAGCCAAGCGTAGTCCAGATGCTAAAAAAACTAAACGAGCAGAATCTGGTCAACTATAGCAAAGCTGGCGTTTCTCTAACAGAAGGCGGAGAAAAGGTTGGCTCTAGTATGATGCGAAACAGTAGGCTACTAGAAGTGCTCATGGATAGCGCACTCAAAGTGGAAATCGATGAAGAGATGGTTTGTGGCATAGAACACCATATGAACAGACAGTTCACAGATGCCCTATGTACAATGCTAAAACATCCTCGCAAGTGCCCCCACGGCCATGTAATTCCACCAGGATCATGTTGTTCTGCTTAA
- a CDS encoding TrmB family transcriptional regulator, translating into MSISDNTRKSLERIGLTSYEIRTYSSLLKGGELTASDLSQKSGVPYSKIYEVLGSLEEKGWIGSDDSRPTKYFAKSPSTALEVTKQKAESDFKENETIVLRELVPLYEKSGVSERPDIWVLSGIMNIASKILEMVDSCRSEVLIALPKANEILVKQALPKLRQLHDKGVVITILMSDEMDKESLKALSRVSTVKVKKGLFGGGIISDKRYVVILLGPINESSEGEAVAIWADHAGLAVFAREYFEYLLKDAKSVS; encoded by the coding sequence ATGAGCATTTCTGATAATACTCGCAAGTCGCTTGAGAGAATAGGCCTTACCAGTTATGAGATCAGGACATATTCATCGTTGCTAAAGGGCGGCGAGCTGACGGCCTCCGATCTTAGCCAAAAGTCAGGCGTGCCATATTCCAAGATCTATGAGGTTCTAGGATCGCTAGAAGAAAAGGGTTGGATCGGATCGGATGATTCAAGGCCCACAAAATATTTTGCAAAATCTCCATCCACTGCACTAGAGGTAACAAAGCAAAAGGCGGAATCTGACTTTAAGGAAAATGAAACTATAGTACTACGCGAGCTTGTACCATTATACGAAAAGAGTGGGGTTAGTGAGCGGCCGGACATCTGGGTTTTATCAGGCATAATGAACATTGCATCAAAGATCCTAGAGATGGTGGATTCGTGCAGAAGCGAGGTCTTGATTGCATTACCCAAGGCAAATGAGATTCTAGTAAAGCAGGCCCTGCCAAAGCTACGCCAGCTTCACGACAAAGGCGTGGTTATCACAATATTGATGTCAGATGAGATGGACAAGGAGTCATTAAAGGCACTATCTCGTGTATCCACAGTCAAGGTAAAAAAAGGACTGTTTGGCGGCGGCATAATCTCAGACAAGCGTTATGTTGTGATTTTGCTCGGACCAATAAATGAGTCATCTGAAGGTGAAGCAGTTGCGATTTGGGCAGACCACGCAGGCCTTGCCGTTTTTGCAAGGGAATACTTTGAATATTTGCTCAAAGATGCAAAGAGTGTATCATAA